A DNA window from Cutaneotrichosporon cavernicola HIS019 DNA, chromosome: 2 contains the following coding sequences:
- the CAP1 gene encoding uncharacterized protein (F-actin-capping proteins bind in a Ca(2)-independent manner to the fast growing ends of actin filaments (barbed end) thereby blocking the exchange of subunits at these ends. Unlike other capping proteins (such as gelsolin and severin), these proteins do not sever actin filaments) yields the protein MSDLTTEERIKLAVSFIEQSPPGEVNDVVNAIRTIIGDDDALMPHAVPALRAYNLAQLQVVNHPASEGVDAHSSLLSDATLVPNTSPERFYDHVAARTFMFDHVTLLPGDYQPITLPEADEAFRAALADSLGNYARNHFPSGHASVSTDRIPLPVIQPESEQTGRKEEESTPLVARTPLPEDEVDAEGGMQALEEEVEAVSRADEMEEMEDEEVESERDIPGRVEDNPTPEDGPHVPRTQDEVDAEGGMEALDEEIDEVSAEQAKRDEKETEKEMEKETETETEQALTADDAEDAREADEASPAAESSPVPPAPVYTPLENPTFTLEIVGNRFNPSNFWTGRWRTRWVVDRAAKSVAGTIRVDVHYYEQGNVQLTTEHRASFVLPEGEDAVLASAIVSSIARIETEYQLELGVVYSGLGDKAFRALRRALPVTRQRVDWDKVSGYSIGSDLSKAFA from the exons ATGTCAGACCTCACCACAGAGGAGCGCATCAAGCTCGCAGTCTCGTTCATCGAGCAAAGCCCTCCGGGCGAAGTAAA CGATGTAGTGAATG CCATCCGTACCATCATtggagacgacgacgcgctcatgCCTCACGCGGTACCCGCTTTACGCGCGTAcaacctcgcgcagctgcaGGTCGTCAACCACCCTGCcagcgagggcgtcgacgctcaCTCC TCCCTCCTCTCAGACGCAACTCTCGTCCCAAACACCTCTCCCGAGCGGTTCTACGACCACGTCGCAGCCCGCACATTTATGTTTGACCACGTAACCCTCCTTCCTGGCGACTACCAACCCATCACCCTCCCCGAAGCGGACGAGGCCTTCCGCGcagccctcgccgactcgCTGGGCAACTATGCGCGTAACCACTTTCCCTCGGGGCACGCCTCCGTGTCGACCGACCGGATTCCCCTGCCCGTCATCCAACCCGAGAGCGAGCAGACGGgccgcaaggaggaggagtcGACCCCGCTCGTGGCCCGTACCCCTCTtcccgaggacgaggtggacgccgagggcgggatgcaggccctcgaggaggaggttgaagcTGTGAGCCGCGcggacgagatggaggagatggaggatgaggaggtaGAGTCGGAGCGCGACATTCCCGGTCGCGTCGAGGATAACCCAACCCCGGAGGACGGGCCGCACGTTCCCCGTACCCAGGATGAGGTTGATGCCGAAGGCGGAATGGAGGCGCTCGATGAGGAGATCGACGAGGTTTCCGCCGAGCAAGCCAAACGCGATGAGAAGGAgacggagaaggagatggagaaggagaccgagaccgagaccgagcAAGCCCTCACTGCCGACGATGCTGAGGACGCacgcgaggccgacgaggcctCGCCGGCAGCCGAGAGCTCACCCGTCCCCCCAGCGCCTGTCTACACCCCTCTTGAGAACCCCACTTTCACCCTCGAGATCGTCGGCAACCGCTTCAACCCGTCCAACTTCTGGACAGGGCGATGGCGCACCCGCTGGGTCGTTGATCGCGCGGCGAAGTCCGTCGCCGGTACTAtccgcgtcgacgtgcaTTACTACGAACAGGGCAACGTGCAGCTTACGACGGAGCATCGCGCCTCGTTTGTGCTTcccgagggcgaggacgccgtGCTCGCCAGTGCCATTGTTAGCAGCATCGCGCGCATCGAGACCGAGTACCAGCTTGAACTTGGAGTCGTGTACAGCGGCCTCGGAGACAAGGCGTTCCGTGCACTGCGCCGTGCGCTGCCCGTCACCCGCCAGCGGGTCGACTGGGACAAGGTGAGCGGGTACTCGATCGGCAGTGACCTCTCCAAGGCATTTGCTTAG
- a CDS encoding uncharacterized protein (Zinc-binding) yields the protein MGGGNGAKSQQARERNAAKAGKGPSSQLKSNAAAMSIQCNICKQAFQSTAKKPMLDQHVDSKHSKQGFAACFPNYTA from the exons ATGGGTGGCGGAAAC GGTGCAAAGTCTCAACAGGCGCGTGAGCGTaacgcggccaaggcgggCAAGGGCCCCTCGTCCCAGCTCAAGTCGAACGCGGCGGCCATGTCGATCCAGTGCAACATCTGCAAGCAGGCGTTCCAGAGCACAGCCAAGAAGCCCAT gctCGACCAGCACGTCGACTCCAAACACTCCAAGCAGGGCTTTGCGGCGTGCTTCCCCAACTACACTGCTTAG
- the pso2 gene encoding uncharacterized protein (DNA repair metallo-beta-lactamase) — protein MVPRKKPPLSTSKNSSLLDFFGRAGGTGSSEARKGKRKADAGSAADPVVISDEDEPARKQPRSLPSGVERLCSSPEEDEAEEVLISECIMCGMRLPRDRASAEAHVNACIDADGDPPKPGPPNTGRPKLDPSKPAKDPLAQPSPASSPEVVLLSPEPSPRKVSSPRNLSPKAKGKEHHKTPRPITSVTHSLRTELPRTELPPPGKANAFSVLMSGNKDKETWDEVDQPKNVPGRRRPAPFYKILTGMPIAVDAFCYGAIPGVNAYFLTHNHSDHYTNLSKYWRHGPIYCSETTANLVVLMLGVEPQWVHGIPDNERFTIPNTGGVTVTLIEANHCPGSSIFLFEGRQTAHAGDSSFRSPFVGTKRIFRYLHCGDFRACPKHVLHPAVARAPLDAIYLDTTYLNPQYCFPPQPLVIKACAELAKKIAFEGVDIKPKIEEAEAAGDPGLEAEISGELEMLPHEENMKPEIEDEHIQPDIDELCPEEEYPPDYDDMGDIDPDIDQEDLKLDSEPDVTPDIKPDVKPHPAAMAYGILERSVSMMEGWLKKHPSKEGQESKPKGRVLVLVGTYSIGKERIVKAIARALDSKIYADERKRSIIGAQDDPELHAMMGDDPRECQVHIVPLWNVQRERAQSYLEMLQPHFERVLAFRPTGWTFRAPAGANTVPDVDFVIKRDQARGFSDVSLQPMRGSSRQFMIFGVPYSEHSSFFELTCFSLSTPGDAKIIATVNVHSERSRQAMRKWFEKWAAEKARRKERGQAAVVAFRDENYW, from the exons ATGGTGCCGCGCAAGAAACCTCCATTATCAACGTCAAAGAACAGCAGCCTCTTGGATTTCTTCGGACGCGCTGGAGGTACCGGTAGCTCTGAGGCCCggaaggggaagaggaaggcggACGCGGGGTCGGCGGCAGACCCGGTGGTCATCagcgatgaggacgagccggCACGCAAGCAGCCGCGCTCCTTGCCCAGTGGGGTCGAGCGACTGTGCAGCAGCccggaggaggatgaggcggaggaggtaCTCATATCCGAGTGCATTATGTGCGGAATGCGGTTGCCGCGCGACAGAGCT TCCGCCGAGGCGCATGTCAATGCATGTATTGATGCCGACGGCGACCCGCCCAAACCTGGTCCCCCGAACACAGGCCGACCCAAATTAGACCCATCTAAACCTGCCAAGGATCCACTTGCCCAACCTTCcccggcctcctcgccagAAGTGGTCCTTCTTTCGCCCGAAccatcgccgaggaaggtctcgtcgccgagaaACCTTTCTCCCAAAGCGAAGGGCAAGGAACACCATAAGACGCCCAGACCTATCACGAGCgtcactcactcactccgTACGGAACTCCCACGTACGGAACTCCCACCTCCAGGCAAAGCGAACGCCTTCTCCGTCCTCATGTCTGGcaacaaggacaaggagacgtgggacgaggtcgaccagCCCAAGAATGTGcctggacgtcgacgacccgCACCGTTCTACAAG ATCCTCACCGGCATGCCCATCGCGGTCGACGCGTTCTGCTACGGTGCCATCCCTGGTGTGAACGCCTACTTCCTCACGCACAACCACTCCGACCACTATACCAACCTCTCCAAGTACTGGCGGCACGGACCGATCTACTGCTCCGAGACGACAGCGAATCTTGTTGTGCTCATGCTTGGCGTGGAGCCACAGTGGGTC CACGGCATTCCGGACAACGAGCGTTTCACCATTCCCAACACAGGCGGGGTGACGGTGACTCTCATCGAGGCTAATCACT gccCCGGCTCGTCCATCTTTCTCTTCGAGGGCCGTCAAACCGCGCACGCTGGCGACTCGTCGTTTCGCTCTCCATTTGTGGGAACCAAGCGCATATTCCGATACCTCCATTGTGGCGACTTTCGAGC ATGCCCGAAGCACGTTCTTCATCCCGCCGTTGCACGAGCGCCGCTGGACGCGATTTACCTCGACACGACCTACCTCAACCCACAGTACTGCTTTCCTCCCCAGCCCCTCGTCATTAAGGCTTGCGCCGAACTTGCGAAGAAGATCGCGttcgagggcgtcgacaTCAAGCCCAAAatcgaggaggctgaggccgcCGGCGACCCGGGCTTGGAGGCTGAGATTTCAGGCGAGCTGGAGATGCTGCCGCACGAGGAGAATATGAAACCGGAAATCGAGGACGAACACATCCAGCCGGATATCGACGAGCTGTGTCCCGAGGAGGAATACCCTCCCGATTACGACGATATGGGGGACATCGACCCAGATATTGACCAGGAAGATCTCAAACTCGACTCGGAGCCTGACGTTACGCCTGACATCAAGCCGGATGTTAAACCTCACCCGGCAGCCATGGCTTACGGTATCCTCGAGCGCTCCGTCTCCATGATGGAGGGATGGCTGAAGAAGCATCCCAGCAAGGAGGGGCAGGAGTCTAAGCCCAAGGGCCgcgtgctcgtcctcgtcgggaCGTACTCGATCGGCAAGGAGCGTATCGTCAAGG CAATCGCGCGTGCACTCGACTCCAAGATCTATGCGGATGAGCGTAAACGAAGTATCATCGGAGCTCAGGACGACCCCGAGCTACACGCGATGATGGGCGACGATCCTCGAGAG TGCCAGGTCCACATCGTGCCACTCTGGAACGTCCAACGGGAACGGGCTCAGTCGTATCTCGAGATGCTGCAACCACACTttgagcgcgtcctcgccttcAGGCCAACAGGATGGACGTTCCGCGCACCTGCGGGCGCGAACACCGTGCCAGACGTCGACTTCGTGATCAAGCGCGACCAGGCGCGGGGGTTCAGCGACGTGTCACTGCAACCAATGCGTGGCTCCTCGCGGCAGTTCATGATATTTG GCGTACCCTACTCCGAACACTCGAGCTTCTTCGAGCTCACTTGCTTCTCATTAAGCACCCCAGGGGATGCCAAGATCATCGCGACCGTCAACGTCCACTCGGAGCGCAGCCGGCAGGCGATGCGGAAGTG GTTTGAGAAGTGGGCagcggagaaggcgcgGCGGAAGGAACGAGGACAGGCAGCCGTAGTTGCGTTTCGTGACGAAAACTAT TGGTGA
- a CDS encoding uncharacterized protein (GTP cyclohydrolase I) has translation MSSPSHSKAAPLTMPTRQNLDRLSESSIGEWERGRSSHNARSPTQPSTLEAHMKSMTLNKTPAAPSSGATPKPPAPSSIASAGSASSASAAAARTNLFPRQPREGYGFRPASGASTPIPLTSPPVGRENGESEEKVDELDTQFNDDVRRALQQPASLAVGANALVPDGGIADAEGLGWPAKRTHLRLHSSPEEKAANLEVLAGALRTVLECIGEDPDREGLQRTPERYAKALMWMTKGYEERLVDVINDAVFAEDHEEMVIVRDIDVFSLCEHHLVPFTGKISIGYIPSKLVLGLSKLARIAETFSRRLQVQERLTRQVALAIMEAIRPRGVAVVMEATHMCMSMRGVQKPGATTVTSTMLGCFRTQQKTREEFLTLIRTPSMTRH, from the exons ATGTCAAGCCCCTCCCACTCAAAGGCAGCTCCCCTCACCATGCCCACTCGCCAAAACCTGGACCGActgtccgagtcgtccatcggcgagtgggagcgCGGCCGTTCGTCTCACAACGCCCGCAGCCCCACCCAGCCCTCCACCCTGGAAGCCCACATGAAGAGCATGACCCTCAACAAGACCCCAGCCGCCCCGTCCTCGGGCGCGACGCCCAAGCCTcccgcgccctcctcgatcgcTAGTGCGGGCAGCGCTagcagcgcctcggcggcggcggcacgcACCAATCTCTTCCCGCGCCAGCCGCGCGAAGGTTACGGATTCCGGCCGGCTTCGGGCGCCTCCACCCCTATCCCGCTCACCTCGCCTCCGGTGGGCCGCGAGAATGGCGAGTCTGAGGAGAAAgtggacgagctcgatACGCAGTtcaacgacgacgtgcgCCGCGCACTCCAGCAGCCCGCATCGCTGGCTGTCGGCGCGAATGCACTCGTTCCTGACGGCGGGATCGCCGACGCTGAGGGTCTGGGATGGCCTG CTAAGCGCACGcatctccgcctccactcgtcgccggaggagaaggcggccaACCTTGAAGTCCTGGCCGGCGCTCTGCGCACGGTCCTCGAGTGTATCGGTGAGGACCCAGACCGCGAGGGCCTACAGCGTACCCCTGAGCGCTACGCCAAGGCCCTTATGTGGATGACCAAGGGTTACGAGGAGAGGCTGGTCGACGTGATCAACGACGCAGTCTTCGCCGAGGACCacgaggagatggtcaTTGTGCGCGACATTGACGTCTTCTCGCTTTGTGAGCACCACCTCGTCCCATTCACCGGCAAGATCAGCATCGGCTACATCCCCAGCAAGCTGGTGCTTGGTCTTAGCAAACTTGCCCGCATCGCCGAGACCTTCTCCCGCCGCCTTCAGGTCCAGGAGCGTCTCACCCGCCAGGTCGCCCTCGCGATCATGGAGGCCATCCGTCCCCGTGGCGTCGCCGTTGTCATGGAGGCTAC GCACATGTGCATGTCGATGCGCGGTGTTCAGAAGCCCGGCGCGACGACCGTCACGTCGACGATGCTCGGGTGCTTCCGTACGCAGCAGAAGACGCGCGAGGAGttcctcaccctcatccgCACTCCTAGCATGACTAGGCATTAA
- the RPL43 gene encoding uncharacterized protein (Ribosomal L37ae protein family) → MTKRTKKVGVTGKYGTRYGASLRKTVKKMEITQHSRYACPSCGKNAVKRSAVGIWKCKGCSKQYAGGAYVLSTPSASTVRSTIRRLREVVDA, encoded by the exons ATG accAAGCGCACTAAGAAGGTCGGCGTCACCGGCAAGTACGGTACTCGTTACGGTGCTTCGCTCCGTAAGAC CGTCAAGAAGATGGAGATCACGCAGCACTCGCGCTACGCGTGCCCCTCGTGCGGCAAGAACGCCGTCAAGCGCTCGGCTGTCGGCATCTGGAAGTGCAAGGGCTGCTCCAAGCAGTACGCCGGCGGCGCTTACGTCCTCTCGAccccctcggcctcgactgTCCGCTCGACCATCCGTCGTCTCCgtgaggtcgtcgacgcctAA
- a CDS encoding uncharacterized protein (endonuclease exonuclease phosphatase), which produces MSNPAIPASLRDYVIKGHKAPGPNDPSAPKGGDITPGAWHAFKGKWEPVAPSKGSTSGPLKLVTWNVDGWGASAEKRLDAILACIFARSPDLILLQELSPTNTEHLLAHPTIRAEWYCTRSRAPSEIITQATLARRSRFQNALGEVHTLSLPSRYGRDIIVTDVCVDAGVVRCMNVHLDSLAHDPSFRPAQVRMAAESIAAAGGRGFAAGDWNSVLPIDAGLCRENDLIDSWEVTRKGEDGFTWNWDGRSKEPFPPNRLDKIAIAGMACKDIRVLEPGSLESGVDWSDHCGLYAELVVTGAKL; this is translated from the coding sequence ATGTCTAACCCCGCCATTCCCGCCAGTCTGCGTGACTACGTGATCAAAGGCCACAAAGCGCCTGGTCCGAACGACCCTAGCGCCCCAAAGGGCGGCGACATCACTCCTGGAGCATGGCACGCCTTCAAAGGCAAGTGGGAGCCCGTCGCCCCCTCCAAAGGGTCTACTAGTGGCccgctcaagctcgtcacCTGGAACGTGGACGGGTGGGGTGCGTCCGCCGAGAAGCGGCTCGACGCCATTCTTGCGTGTATCTTTGCACGCTCTCCGGATCTAATCCTACTGCAGGAACTGAGCCCCACCAATACcgagcacctcctcgcccatccCACCATTCGGGCAGAGTGGTATTGCACGCGCTCGCGTGCGCCGAGCGAGATCATCACTCAGGCCACGCTGGCACGCCGTTCCCGGTTCCAAAACGCTCTGGGAGAGGTCCAcaccctctccctcccgTCCCGCTATGGGCGGGACATTATCGTCACCGACGTCTGCGTTGACGCAGGTGTGGTGCGGTGCATGAATGTCCACCTCGACAGTCTCGCTCACGACCCCTCCTTCCGGCCCGCACAGGTCCGCATGGCCGCTGAGAGTATCGCTGCGGCGGGTGGGCGGGGGTTCGCTGCTGGCGACTGGAACTCGGTACTCCCTATCGATGCTGGGCTTTGTCGTGAGAATGACCTCATTGACTCATGGGAGGTTACGCGTAaaggcgaggacggctTTACCTGGAACTGGGACGGGAGGAGCAAGGAGCCGTTCCCGCCGAACCGCCTCGACAAGATCGCGATTGCTGGGATGGCTTGCAAAGATATCCGTGTCCTCGAGCCGGGATCGCTCGAGAGCGGGGTGGACTGGAGCGACCACTGCGGGCTGTATGCCGAGCTTGTGGTTACGGGGGCGAAGTTGTAG
- a CDS encoding uncharacterized protein (basic region leucin zipper): MATTPPPQLYGGEDFHALMNQMMGPPGSPVQTRSGRISRPPPTPQKADETDEAATPQECETPKPPDSTAPRKRGRPRLDPEERARRLRQRNKDAAHQSRKRRREEADENLELLEGKTRECRMLEDRCHELEAQVRELQATLQAHRIPLPSVPGPSRSWRDYRNEQASRNPDRNHASPAVSIDQSSPAFVIPQAYPPVYAGLEALANAALPNLAPHPMAHVTSLNPTSAIGDLSTPLHTTPAAGPLSIDPDIQAALDALNFPAYTWRPDDDAISLSALFTLDDLAEDANDGDFVPPTSPKGESESDSDDDDEYDDEDEKGKWRGKGTGKKRPAPTPTPPDEEEDLFLPIEDVPVPEDQLYADAMKALGVSTPDELKVVVNKIVETASRGGVTPEQVEGLRRLMRLAEPVPLARCLHASAE, translated from the exons ATGGCTACA acgCCCCCGCCTCAACTTTATGGCGGGGAGGACTTCCACGCCCTCATGAACCAGATGATGGGGCCGCCCGGCTCGCCCGTGCAGACGCGCAGCGGGCGCATTTCGCGCCCGCCACCGACACCGCAGAAGGCCGACGAGACCGACGAGGCAGCGACTCCACAAGAGTGTGAGACTCCCAAGCCTCCAGATtcgaccgcgccgcgtAAGCGCGGCCGGCCCAGGCTCGACCCCGAAGAGCGGGCACGGCGTCTCCGCCAACGCAACAAGGATGCTG cacATCAATCGCGCAAACGACGAAgggaggaggccgacgagaacttggagctgctcgagggGAAGACGCGCGAGTGCCGCATGCTGGAGGATAGATgccacgagctcgaggcacA ggtACGTGAGCTCCAGGCTACGCTACAGGCCCACCGCATCCCGTTGCCCTCTGTTCCGGGGCCGTCACGGTCCTGGCGCGACTACAGGAACGAACAGGCGTCACGGAACCCGGACCGCAACCACGCCTCCCCGGCTGTGTCCATCGACCAGTCGTCACCTGCGTTCGTGATCCCACAGGCATATCCTCCTGTGTATGCTGGTCTGGAGGCGTTAGCCAACGCCGCTCTCCCCAACCTCGCTCCCCACCCTATGGCCCATGTCACCTCGCTCAATCCCACAAGCGCGATCGGTGACCTCAGCACGCCGCTGCACACCACGCCAGCCGCGGGGCCCCTCTCAATAGACCCGGACATACAagcggcgctcgacgctcTCAACTTTCCCGCATACACGTGGCGGccggacgacgacgccatctCGCTGTCGGCGCTCTTCACGCTGGACGATCTGGCAGAGGACGCAAACGACGGCGACTTCGTGCCTCCCACGTCGCCGaagggcgagagcgagagtgactcggacgacgacgacgagtacgacgacgaagacgagAAAGGCAAgtggagggggaagggcaCGGGCAAGAAGCGGCCCGCGCCAACACCGACGCCAccagacgaggaggaggacctcTTCCTGCCGATTGAAGATGTGCCTGTCCCGGAGGACCAGCTGTATGCCGACGCAATGAAAGCGCTCGGAGTCAGCACgcccgacgagctcaaAGTCGTGGTCAACAAGATTGTCGAGACGGCCAGTCGGGGCGGCGTGACGCCCGAGCAGGTGGAGGGGTTGCGGCGGCTCATGCGGCTGGCTGAG CCCGTCCCCCTCGCTCGCTGCCTCCACGCTAGTGCAGAATAG
- the TOM40 gene encoding uncharacterized protein (mitochondrial import receptor subunit tom40), with protein sequence MSTPIPNASASDKHVHAEPPSWLGSMGGLFEPVAAPLASTFERFHNWKEYMGLSQPGTVENLTRDVTNTHMSNYFFEGARADLSKVVSPNPAFQITHSFTLGAQKSSYMLGALFADQNTFLHGQWDPSTGGVNMRANQTWSTTDVTKIQGQLSSTPGQTMFQMEHDHLGPHYSLNLKTINPSPLDGTGLHFVSLLHSFTPRLSLGFETIIQKTGPNELIPATSYLLKYSSVAQPKPTTQDVLPPSAPAAPGAPFVPTWAATAQLQPSGNIQTTYYQKLSDKVDVALDLQTMIQPQSFMGPAKREALATLGAKYEFRMATFRGQIDSNGKVGMLLEQRFTPAFAFLVGGEIDHAKNSSRFGVGVMIESSTMSPEEMQAAGMLPPQ encoded by the exons ATGTCCACCCCGATCCCGAACGCATCTGCGTCTGACAAGCACGTCCACGCCGAGCCGCCGTCGTGGCTCGGCTCGATGGGGGGTCTTTTCGAGCCGGTtgccgcgccgctcgctAGCACTTTTGAGCGCTTCCATAATTGGAAGGAGTACATGGGTCTCAGCCAGCCCGGGACAGTTGAGAACCTCACGCGGGATGTGACGA ACACCCACATGTCCAACTACTTCttcgagggcgcgcgcgccgacctgTCCAAGGTCGTCtcccccaaccccgcctTCCAGATCACGCACAGCTTTACCCTCGGCGCGCAGAAGTCGTCGTACATGCTCGGCGCCCTGTTTGCCGACCAGAACACGTTCCTCCACGGCCAGTGGGACCCGTCCACCGGTGGCGTCAACATGCGCGCCAACCAGACTTGGAGCACGACCGACGTGACCAAAATCCAGGGCCAG ctctcctccacccccgGCCAGACCATGTTCCAGATGGAGCACGACCACCTCGGCCCCCACTActcgctcaacctcaagaCGATCAACCCCTCGCCCCTCGACGGCACTGGCCTCCACTTTGTCTCGCTCCTCCACTCGTTTACCCCCCGCCTCTCGCTCGGCTTTGAGACCATCATCCAGAAGACGGGCCCGAACGAGCTCATCCCCGCCACATCGTACCTCCTCAAGTACTCGTCCGTGGCCCAGCCAAAGCCCACCACTCAGGACGTGCTTCCCCCCTCGgcccccgccgcgcctgGCGCCCCCTTCGTCCCCACCTGGGCCGCGACTGCCCAGCTCCAGCCCTCGGGCAACATCCAGACGACGTACTACCAGAAGCTGAGCGACAAGGTtgacgtcgccctcgacctccagaCCATGATCCAGCCTCAGTCGTTCATGGGCCCCGCCAAGCGTGAggccctcgccaccctcggCGCAAAGTACGAGTTCCGCATGGCGACGTTCCGCGGCCAGATCGACAGCAacggcaaggtcggcatgctcctcgagcagcgctTCACCCCCGCGTTTGcgttcctcgtcggcggcgagatcgACCACGCCAAGAACTCGAGCCGCTTCGGCGTCGGAGTCATGATCGAGTCGAGCACCATGTCTCCCGAGGAGATGCAGGCTGCCGGCATGCTCCCCCCGCAGTAA
- the PPX1 gene encoding uncharacterized protein (DHHA2), producing MPSGSVVPGRLADWLVSQKEAFLADLKAGRGKGWIVSVGNEAGDLDTMASSVSYAFLASTLQAQRIVPVLLTPKKYMHLRPENLLALDQSSIPADVLLHIEDLAVKACDLISAGVEFALVDHNRLLPDFGTGDAAYSCVKSILDHHEDEGVSLSASPRVIVVPNGSSTSLVTLNFKDAWAASMSGPAGVAGSPVPPEIATLLLSALMIDTQGLKPNGKAMPRDIEAAEFLYPLSSLPTVGATAAVGATGGNLPTPLDTFTKELITTKFDISHLGEHDLLVRDYKEYLWDTSSKTSPHLSVGLCTVPVKLEHVLKREKGWANFMTIADEYMDEQKLDVLGITTSWKNSRGKGRRELLLAVRGGGALPDLAAASRVLDALTAGLEGDTETFALEAWKYKDESLAPPSALLNSPARVARVWRQGNHRSTRKQIAPAMHRIVSALT from the exons ATGCCTTCCGGGTCCGTTGTTCCCGGTCGTTTGGCCGACTGGCTCGTCAGCCAGAAAGAGGCTTTCCTCGCTGACCTTAAAGCTGGACGTGGGAAGGGCTGGATCGTCTCGGTCGGTAACGAGGCTGGTG ACCTTGACACGATGGCGTCGTCCGTCTCGtacgccttcctcgcgtCGACGCTACAGGCACAGCGCAtcgtccccgtcctcctcaccccGAAGAAGTATATGCACCTCCGGCCCGAGAACTTGCTCGCTCTCGACCAGTCCAGCATCCCCGCCGACGTGCTCCTCCACATCGAGGATCTGGCCGTCAAGGCCTGCGACCTCATcagcgccggcgtcgagtttgcgctcgtcgaccacaaccgcctcctcccTGACTTTGGCACTGGTGACGCCGCTTATTCCTGTGTCAAATCGATCCTCGACCAccacgaggacgagggtgtTTCGCTctccgcgtcgccgcgtGTGATCGTTGTCCCAAACGGATCGAGCACGTCTCTCGTCACCCTTAACTTCAAGGATGCGTGGGCTGCCAGCATGTCCGGCCCCGCCGGGGTCGCAGGCAGTCCCGTTCCCCCCGAGATCGCGACACTCCTTCTCTCCGCCCTCATGATTGACACGCAGGGCCTCAAGCCGAACGGTAAGGCCATGCCTCGTGACatcgaggcggccgagttCCTCTAccccctctcctcgctcccGACTGTAGGTGCTACGGCTGCAGTGGGAGCCACGGGGGGCAACCTTCCGACCCCTCTCGACACATTCACCAAAGAGCTCATTACGACCAAGTTCGACATCTCGCACTTGGGCGAGcacgacctcctcgtccgcgactACAAGGAATACCTCTGGGACACGTCATCCAAAACCAGCCCCCACCTCTCCGTCGGGCTGTGCACCGTGcccgtcaagctcgagcatgtcctcaagcgcgagaaggGATGGGCCAACTTCATGACCATTGCAGACGAATACATGGACGAGCAGAAGCTCGATGTGCTGGGCATCACCACGTCGTGGAAGAACAGCCGGGGCAAGGGCCGCCGtgagctccttctcgctgtgcgtggcggcggcgcgcttcCGGACCTCGCTGCAGCCTCGcgtgtcctcgacgcgctgacCGCGGGGCTCGAAGGGGACACCGAGACTttcgccctcgaggcgtGGAAGTACAAGGACGAATCGCTGGCGCCGCCTTCTGCGCTTCTTAactcgccggcgcgcgtcgcccgTGTGTGGCGCCAGGGCAACCACCGCAGTACGCGCAAGCAGATCGCGCCGGCGATGCACCGCATCGTGTCGGCGCTTACGTAG